In Tindallia magadiensis, the DNA window ATGGCGGGATTTGGCTCTTTCCAGATCTGTGGTGTCAGCAGCGTCCATTTTATTCAGTACCGTCATATAGGGAATACCATGCTTTTTAAAGCGATTGACTGCTTCGTGATAAGCGGATACATCATCATCGGTAATGTCCAGGACATAGATGGCAAAGTCTGTTCGGTGAAGGATCTGCATGCTTTTTTTCATACGCAGCCCACCCAGCTCCGTTTCATCACCCATGCCGGCCGTATCAATGAATAGCACAGGACCGAAGGGAAGAAGCTCCATGGATTTTGTAACAGGATCGGTGGTGGTTCCTCCGATAGCCGATACGATGGACACGCTCTGACCAACAATGGCATTCAGCAGTGAAGACTTGCCGGAATTGGTCTTGCCGTAAATCGCAATATGTTTTCTGTTGGATTGTGGGGTATGGTTCATGGCCGCCTCCTAAAGGTATAAATCTCTTTCTCCGTTTTTAAGGTTTTCTAGGTTTTTAAGCGTTAGGTTCCGGATGTCTTCCCTTTGGATTTTCATAGTCTCCTGATGGATAACGTCCTCAACCATGGTCAGCAGCTCCTCATCTCCGTAATCCAGCACAAACTCCATCAGGGTCATTAGAGCGTTCGGTCCGCATATGTTCTGAATCTGACCAGACTTCGCCAGTTGCATAAACCGGTCGCCTGTTCTGTTTTGTCGGTAACAGGCGGTGCAGTAGCTGGGAATGTTACCGTCAGAAATAAGTTCTTTTAATACTTCCAGAGGACTACGATGGTCCGTAAGCTCAAACTGGTTCACTTTTTTTCCTGAATCCGACTCTTTATAACCGCCAACACCGGTACAGGAGCCGGCACTGATCTGGGTGACACCGTAACGCAGAACCTCCCGCCGGATTTCCGGAGCTTCCCGCGTGGAGAGAATGATGCCGGTATAAGGTACGGCCAGCCGGATAATGGCTACTATTTTTTTGAACACTTCATCCGATATTAGATGATGGAAATGATCCAGCTCCATGCCTTCGGCTTTTTTCAGTCTGGGTACCGAAATCGTATGAAATCCCACCCCGTATTGTTGCTCTAAATATTCATTATGAAGCATCAGCGCCAGTACTTCAAACTTATAATCAGCCAGTCCGAAGAGCACACCTGCACCAAAATCATCGATACCTGCTTCCATAGCCCGGTCAAAAGCCGTTAAATGATAATCGTAATTTCCTTTGAGCGAGTTGGG includes these proteins:
- the hydG gene encoding [FeFe] hydrogenase H-cluster radical SAM maturase HydG, whose amino-acid sequence is MINHQYIESLLDEAKNASRKNIQEVLDKAQRKEGLNHRDIAILLQLQDEDQLREVFKIAGEIKQSIYGNRIVVFAPLYVSDYCVNNCLYCGYRRDNAFPRRRLSREEIQHEVQLLEKMGHKRLALEVGEDPVNCDIDYVLDAMDAIYSTHTANGEIRRINVNIAATSTENYEKLKEAGIGTYILFQETYHQPTYEAMHPNSLKGNYDYHLTAFDRAMEAGIDDFGAGVLFGLADYKFEVLALMLHNEYLEQQYGVGFHTISVPRLKKAEGMELDHFHHLISDEVFKKIVAIIRLAVPYTGIILSTREAPEIRREVLRYGVTQISAGSCTGVGGYKESDSGKKVNQFELTDHRSPLEVLKELISDGNIPSYCTACYRQNRTGDRFMQLAKSGQIQNICGPNALMTLMEFVLDYGDEELLTMVEDVIHQETMKIQREDIRNLTLKNLENLKNGERDLYL